In Candidatus Schekmanbacteria bacterium RIFCSPLOWO2_02_FULL_38_14, the sequence CAAAGAGGTGCCTAGGGACTTTTCTCATTGCATAGAGGACTTTTATATCAGTAATGCCTCTTCCCTCTAACTGTGTCTCAACCATTCTTTCTCTTGCTGCATTATAGTTTTTCATTCATCCCCTACTCTTCTCAAAATCTCTGTTGCGGCTATTAATCCTGACGCTGATTTTTTCTTTACTCTGTCAAAACTCCATATCCCAGTTTTTTATGATGTTTAACGCTCGGTAATTTGTTAGGTCAAGATGCAGAGGGGTTATTGATATCATCCCGTTTTCTATTGCTTCAAAGTCTGTGCCAATACTCTTTTCCCATTTTGCCTCTCCTCCTCCAATCCAGTAATATTCTACTCCTCTCGGGTCGTGTTTTTTGAAAACAAGGTCTTCGTATATCCTTTTTCCCTGATGTGTGATTGCCATTCCCTTTATCATCTTTTTTGGAAGGTTTGGAACATTGACATTCAGAAGCGTATCAGGCGGCAGACCTTTCTTGAAAATAATTTTAGCAAGATAGACAGCAAACTCTGCGGCAACGTTAAAGTTGAACTTTTCCCTCGCAACAACAGATACAGCAATTGACGGAATTCCTAAAAGCGTTCCTTCCATTGCTGCTGAAACAGTCCCTGAATAGGTTA encodes:
- a CDS encoding 5'/3'-nucleotidase SurE, yielding MNILISNDDGIEALGLKSLIKAFSKSHKVTIVAPDREQSATSHSLTLQRPLRVKKINKNIYSVDGTPTDCINLAVNGILDKKPDLVVSGINHGPNLGDDITYSGTVSAAMEGTLLGIPSIAVSVVAREKFNFNVAAEFAVYLAKIIFKKGLPPDTLLNVNVPNLPKKMIKGMAITHQGKRIYEDLVFKKHDPRGVEYYWIGGGEAKWEKSIGTDFEAIENGMISITPLHLDLTNYRALNIIKNWDMEF